The Halarchaeum grantii genome contains a region encoding:
- a CDS encoding SLC13 family permease, whose product MLGPVLSVLPAQAGATGLTPSIVVVLVVVLLALVLFVTEALPIDVTAITIMVVLMVLGPWTEVSVAEGISGFSNPATVTVLAMLILSSGVSKTGLVQSVGKRMASFAGDNPMKQLGATIGVAGPVSGFINNTPVVAILVPVITDLAHEGKSSPSKLLMPLSFASMFGGMLTLIGTSTNILASSVAADLGVAGAPFSMFEFTSLGVVVLVVGSIYLMTVGYRLLPERVPARDDYLEEYEIQDYVTEVVVREDSPIVGETVARAIDDAVFDADILQITRDHETFFEGIDSKRIRAGDVLMLRTDRETLATIAELDGLDLTGLPRTEAEMEEGRDEQSLVEVVIQSGSALVGETLTSTSFRQRYDANVLAFRSRGETVRSRLDDVELRIGDTLLVQAPADSIDRLAQNPDFIVAREPEEPSYRTGKIPHAVAIIVGVVALASQPFLPVNIVVTALGGVVAMVLTGVLRPSELYESVDWDVIFLLAGVIPLGIAIEQSGAAALIGRLVASTGEVLPLIGVLWVFYIVTGLVTSVISNNASVVLMIPVAVETASRLGANAFAFVLAVTFAASTAFLSPVGYQTNLFVYGPGGYKFSDYVRVGAPLQVLLSVVTVLGIVFFWGVRPA is encoded by the coding sequence ATGTTGGGTCCCGTTCTCTCAGTGCTTCCAGCGCAGGCGGGCGCCACCGGGTTGACGCCGTCGATCGTGGTCGTCCTCGTGGTCGTCCTGCTCGCGCTCGTGCTCTTCGTGACGGAGGCGCTCCCGATCGACGTCACCGCCATCACGATCATGGTGGTGTTGATGGTGCTGGGGCCGTGGACGGAAGTCTCGGTCGCGGAGGGGATCTCGGGGTTCTCGAACCCGGCGACGGTCACGGTGCTCGCGATGCTCATCCTCTCCTCGGGCGTCTCGAAGACGGGGCTCGTCCAATCGGTCGGGAAGCGGATGGCGTCGTTCGCGGGCGACAACCCGATGAAGCAACTCGGGGCGACCATCGGCGTCGCGGGGCCGGTCTCGGGGTTCATCAACAACACGCCGGTCGTCGCCATCCTCGTCCCGGTCATCACGGACCTCGCGCACGAGGGGAAGAGCTCGCCCTCGAAGCTCCTGATGCCGCTCTCCTTCGCGTCGATGTTCGGCGGGATGCTGACGCTCATCGGGACGTCGACGAACATCCTCGCGTCGAGCGTCGCGGCGGACCTCGGCGTCGCGGGCGCGCCGTTCTCGATGTTCGAGTTCACGTCGCTCGGCGTCGTGGTGCTCGTCGTCGGCTCGATCTACCTGATGACGGTTGGCTATCGCCTCCTCCCGGAGCGCGTGCCGGCGCGCGACGACTACCTCGAGGAGTACGAGATTCAGGACTACGTGACGGAAGTCGTGGTTCGGGAGGACTCGCCGATCGTCGGCGAGACGGTTGCGCGCGCGATCGACGACGCGGTCTTCGACGCGGACATCCTCCAGATAACGCGCGATCACGAGACGTTCTTCGAGGGGATCGACAGCAAGCGCATCCGCGCGGGCGATGTCCTGATGTTGCGTACGGACCGGGAGACGCTCGCGACCATCGCCGAACTCGACGGCCTCGACCTCACGGGCCTGCCGCGCACCGAGGCGGAGATGGAAGAGGGCCGCGACGAGCAGTCGCTCGTCGAGGTCGTCATCCAGTCGGGGTCGGCGCTCGTCGGCGAGACGCTCACGTCGACGTCGTTTCGCCAGCGCTACGACGCGAACGTCCTCGCGTTCCGGTCGCGCGGTGAGACGGTGCGCTCGCGCCTCGACGACGTCGAGTTGCGGATCGGGGACACGCTCCTCGTGCAGGCGCCCGCTGACAGCATCGACCGACTCGCGCAGAACCCGGACTTCATCGTCGCGCGCGAACCCGAGGAGCCGAGCTATCGGACGGGGAAGATCCCGCACGCGGTCGCGATCATCGTCGGCGTCGTCGCGCTCGCCTCCCAGCCGTTCCTCCCCGTGAACATCGTCGTGACGGCGCTCGGCGGCGTCGTCGCGATGGTGCTCACGGGCGTGTTGCGCCCGAGCGAACTCTACGAGAGCGTCGACTGGGACGTCATCTTCCTGCTCGCGGGCGTCATCCCGCTCGGCATCGCGATCGAGCAGTCGGGTGCCGCCGCGCTCATCGGGCGCCTCGTCGCATCGACCGGAGAGGTGCTCCCGCTCATCGGCGTCCTCTGGGTGTTCTACATCGTGACGGGGTTGGTGACGAGCGTCATCTCGAACAACGCCTCGGTGGTGTTGATGATCCCGGTCGCCGTCGAGACGGCGAGTCGCCTCGGCGCGAACGCGTTCGCGTTCGTCCTCGCCGTCACGTTCGCGGCGTCGACGGCGTTCCTGAGCCCCGTGGGCTACCAGACGAACCTCTTCGTCTACGGGCCGGGCGGCTACAAGTTCAGCGACTACGTCCGCGTCGGCGCCCCCCTGCAGGTGCTCCTCTCGGTGGTGACGGTGCTCGGCATCGTCTTCTTCTGGGGCGTTCGCCCCGCGTGA
- a CDS encoding M28 family peptidase, giving the protein MTEWIGETVTSETGWNHLETLVDIGNRMAGSDGERAAAVATRDALAEHARNARLEEFGIQGWERGDSRLTAGDAEQGCIALPRSPSGEASGELVDLGYGLPEEFAGRDLSGTVVMVSSDVPDHYERVVHRREKYYHAVEAGAAGFVFANHYPGGLAPTGSVGTEESPVGDVPAVGVSKEVGARLSRRFDGEAVTVSVDASLADATSQNVHAELGPDTAEELLVTAHVDAHDISEGAVDNGAGTAMVVELARVLAAREAELDVRVRFVVFGAEEVGLVGSAHDAAERDTDAVRAVLNLDGIAAARTLAFTTNGFDALTDAANAVGERLGHPVVTNPELGPHSDHWEYVVHGVPAYMVSSDTGDAGRGWAHTAADTLDKLEKRTFREQAVLLAELAVDLADAGFGVAHAAPEDVAAACEAQDLAEGMRVTGDWPF; this is encoded by the coding sequence ATGACGGAGTGGATCGGCGAGACGGTCACGAGCGAGACGGGCTGGAACCACCTCGAGACGCTCGTGGACATCGGGAACCGGATGGCGGGCAGCGACGGCGAGCGGGCGGCGGCGGTGGCGACGCGGGACGCGCTCGCCGAGCACGCCCGGAACGCGCGCCTCGAGGAGTTCGGGATTCAGGGCTGGGAGCGCGGCGACTCGCGCCTCACCGCGGGCGACGCCGAACAGGGGTGCATCGCGCTCCCGCGCAGTCCGTCGGGCGAGGCGTCGGGCGAACTCGTCGACCTCGGCTACGGCCTCCCCGAGGAGTTCGCGGGCCGCGACCTCTCCGGGACGGTCGTGATGGTCTCCTCGGACGTCCCCGACCACTACGAGCGCGTCGTCCACCGCCGCGAGAAGTACTATCACGCCGTCGAGGCGGGCGCGGCCGGCTTCGTCTTCGCGAACCACTATCCGGGTGGATTGGCGCCGACGGGGAGCGTCGGCACCGAGGAGTCGCCCGTCGGCGACGTCCCGGCGGTCGGCGTCTCGAAGGAAGTCGGCGCGCGCCTCTCACGGCGCTTCGACGGCGAGGCCGTCACCGTGTCGGTGGACGCGTCGCTCGCGGACGCCACCTCGCAGAACGTCCACGCGGAACTCGGCCCGGACACGGCCGAAGAACTGCTCGTCACCGCACACGTCGACGCCCACGACATCAGCGAGGGCGCGGTGGACAACGGCGCGGGCACCGCGATGGTCGTCGAACTCGCGCGCGTGCTCGCCGCCCGCGAGGCGGAGTTGGACGTGCGCGTCCGCTTCGTCGTCTTCGGCGCGGAGGAAGTCGGCCTCGTCGGCTCCGCGCACGACGCCGCCGAGCGCGACACGGACGCCGTTCGCGCCGTCCTGAACCTCGACGGCATCGCGGCGGCGCGCACGCTCGCGTTCACGACGAACGGTTTCGACGCGCTCACCGACGCGGCGAACGCCGTCGGCGAGCGCCTCGGGCACCCGGTGGTGACGAACCCCGAACTCGGCCCGCACTCCGACCACTGGGAGTACGTCGTCCACGGCGTCCCCGCGTACATGGTGTCGAGCGACACCGGCGACGCGGGTCGCGGGTGGGCGCACACCGCAGCGGACACCCTCGACAAACTCGAGAAGCGCACCTTCCGGGAGCAGGCGGTCCTGCTCGCCGAACTCGCCGTGGACCTCGCGGACGCTGGCTTCGGCGTCGCGCACGCCGCCCCCGAGGACGTCGCGGCGGCCTGCGAGGCACAGGACCTCGCGGAGGGCATGCGAGTCACCGGCGATTGGCCCTTCTGA
- a CDS encoding CoA-binding protein, with protein sequence MPVEDDETLAEILDYETIAVVGCSSTPGKAAHDVPKYLQEHGYRIVPVNPTAEEVLGERAYDSLADVEEEVDVVDVFRPSEEVAGIVEEALAREDVRVVWTQLGIEDDEAARRAEEGGLLVVQDRCLKVEHGRLK encoded by the coding sequence ATGCCCGTCGAGGACGACGAGACGCTCGCGGAGATACTCGACTACGAGACGATCGCGGTCGTCGGCTGTTCGAGCACGCCCGGGAAGGCCGCCCACGACGTCCCGAAGTACTTGCAGGAGCACGGCTACCGTATCGTCCCGGTGAACCCGACGGCCGAGGAGGTGCTCGGGGAGCGCGCGTACGACTCGCTCGCGGACGTCGAGGAGGAAGTCGATGTCGTGGACGTCTTCCGGCCGAGCGAGGAGGTCGCGGGCATCGTCGAGGAGGCGCTCGCGCGCGAGGACGTGCGGGTCGTCTGGACGCAACTCGGCATCGAGGACGACGAGGCGGCGCGTCGCGCGGAGGAGGGGGGCCTGCTCGTCGTGCAGGACCGCTGTCTGAAGGTCGAACACGGCCGCCTGAAGTAG
- a CDS encoding DUF5798 family protein, translating to MGLANTASKVSKLTDLAEKLYKRVESMREQIHEMRDTVSETNERVADLEDDLAEQRALLEAIAAENAVDAEAVLADLDDEDLDDADA from the coding sequence ATGGGACTGGCGAACACGGCGAGCAAGGTGAGTAAGCTGACGGACCTCGCGGAGAAACTCTACAAGCGCGTGGAGTCGATGCGCGAGCAGATACACGAGATGCGCGACACCGTGAGCGAGACGAACGAGCGCGTCGCCGACCTCGAGGACGACCTCGCCGAGCAGCGCGCGCTCCTCGAAGCCATCGCCGCCGAGAACGCCGTAGACGCCGAGGCGGTGCTCGCCGACCTCGACGACGAGGACCTCGACGACGCGGACGCGTAA
- a CDS encoding proteasome assembly chaperone family protein, which produces MTDVTPNASFERVTDAPAEPATLVEGLPGHGLVAAIAVDLVTRQLGLDHHGTVTSPAFPRVASFADGRVRDPVRVYAGDDPAVMTLQSDVTLDDGGADALAEGLLDGLGDRLDRVVLLVGAPADSQQQVGDVAGIATSDDVARDLSDAGIALAEGTGLVGGATGSLLAACHQRDVPAAALVVRANPYIPDPRAARAVIEEALEPLVDFDIDTARLEADAHQIEDRLEQMAEQYRRAQTTGAEEHADSTARSRTLSNMYQ; this is translated from the coding sequence ATGACTGATGTCACTCCGAACGCATCGTTCGAGCGCGTGACCGACGCCCCGGCGGAACCCGCGACGCTCGTCGAGGGCCTGCCCGGGCACGGCCTCGTCGCCGCGATCGCCGTCGACCTCGTCACGCGCCAACTCGGCCTCGACCACCACGGCACCGTCACGTCGCCCGCGTTCCCCCGCGTCGCCTCGTTCGCGGACGGCCGCGTGCGCGACCCGGTGCGCGTCTACGCGGGCGACGATCCCGCCGTGATGACGCTCCAGTCCGACGTCACGCTCGACGACGGCGGCGCCGACGCGCTCGCCGAGGGCCTCCTCGACGGCCTCGGCGACCGCCTCGACCGCGTGGTGCTCCTCGTCGGCGCGCCCGCAGACTCACAACAGCAGGTCGGTGACGTCGCCGGCATCGCGACGTCGGACGACGTCGCACGGGACCTCTCTGACGCCGGCATCGCGCTCGCCGAGGGAACGGGTCTCGTCGGCGGCGCGACCGGGTCGCTCCTCGCCGCGTGTCACCAGCGAGACGTGCCGGCGGCGGCGCTCGTGGTTCGTGCGAACCCCTACATCCCCGACCCGCGCGCCGCGCGGGCCGTCATCGAGGAGGCGCTCGAACCGCTCGTCGACTTCGACATCGACACCGCACGACTCGAAGCGGACGCCCACCAGATCGAGGACCGACTCGAGCAGATGGCCGAGCAGTATCGGCGTGCACAGACGACGGGGGCGGAGGAACACGCCGACTCGACGGCGCGATCGCGCACCCTCTCGAACATGTATCAGTAA
- a CDS encoding NAD(P)/FAD-dependent oxidoreductase: MRVAVLGGGYAGLLVTRKLEERLPPGDELVLVDETGDHLVQHELHRLLRYPDLVEDVSIPLTELTERADVREATVEDVDTDGRVVQLDDGTLDYDVGVVALGSQTADYDIPGVAEHATPLKRIEHAAALRREFFDVVDTGGGTVVVAGAGLAGIQTAGELAALAEGEGVADAVEIVLVEQADAVAPTFPARFREAAHDALADCGVRIETGTTVTAVGEDDVETDAGSFRYDALAWTGGIRGPDALGGERRDVRADLRLDERTFVVGDAARVVDADGERVPASAQAAVRASPTVAKNVERVLNAARNDEAAAHLEKWAFETPGWLISVGDDAVAQLGPEVFRGTAANVVKSSVGLTYLAEHGSLRAALRVLREELGDERVVPEP, encoded by the coding sequence ATGCGCGTCGCAGTACTCGGCGGTGGCTACGCCGGCCTGCTGGTCACGCGAAAGCTCGAAGAGCGCCTCCCGCCCGGGGACGAACTCGTGCTCGTGGACGAGACGGGCGACCACCTCGTCCAGCACGAACTCCACCGACTCCTCCGGTATCCGGACCTCGTCGAGGACGTCTCGATCCCGCTCACCGAACTCACCGAGCGCGCGGACGTGCGCGAGGCGACCGTCGAGGACGTCGACACCGACGGGCGCGTCGTCCAACTCGACGACGGGACGCTCGACTACGACGTCGGCGTCGTCGCGCTCGGCTCGCAGACGGCCGACTACGACATCCCGGGCGTCGCGGAGCACGCGACGCCGCTGAAGCGCATCGAGCACGCCGCCGCGCTCCGCCGGGAGTTCTTCGACGTCGTCGACACCGGCGGCGGCACCGTCGTCGTCGCCGGCGCGGGCCTCGCCGGCATCCAGACGGCCGGCGAACTCGCGGCGCTCGCCGAAGGGGAGGGCGTCGCTGACGCCGTCGAAATCGTACTCGTCGAGCAGGCGGACGCGGTCGCACCCACCTTCCCCGCGCGCTTCCGCGAGGCCGCACACGACGCCCTCGCGGACTGCGGCGTCCGCATCGAGACGGGGACGACCGTGACGGCGGTCGGCGAGGACGACGTCGAGACCGACGCGGGGTCGTTTCGCTACGACGCGCTCGCGTGGACGGGCGGGATTCGCGGGCCGGACGCGCTCGGCGGCGAGCGACGCGACGTGCGCGCGGACCTCCGCCTCGACGAGCGGACGTTCGTCGTCGGTGACGCCGCGCGCGTCGTGGACGCGGACGGCGAGCGCGTGCCCGCGAGCGCACAGGCCGCGGTGCGCGCGTCGCCGACGGTCGCGAAGAACGTCGAGCGCGTGCTGAACGCCGCGCGGAACGACGAGGCGGCCGCGCACCTCGAGAAGTGGGCGTTCGAGACGCCGGGCTGGCTCATCAGCGTCGGCGACGACGCCGTCGCGCAGCTCGGCCCCGAGGTCTTCCGCGGGACGGCAGCGAACGTCGTGAAGTCGAGCGTCGGCCTCACCTACTTGGCCGAGCACGGGTCGCTGCGCGCCGCGCTCCGCGTGCTCCGCGAGGAGCTCGGCGACGAACGCGTCGTCCCGGAACCGTAG
- a CDS encoding NAD(+)/NADH kinase, with product MTDAHVGLVGPDADGAAAVVGNAGGHAHVGTASDVLAADVDAVAALSESALYELVRAGLAAGTPVLAVNAGDGVPSAATADRDRALRRLVRGEYAERERPTLAVDARRETYRALADVMLVTAEAARISEFAIDATGESGTEHVDTVRADGVVVATPAGSRGYTRTDDGPVLSPAVDAVAVVPIAPFRVECPDWVVSLPATLSVERDETDVALLVDDADVALVEPGAPVDIAHGAPVTLAVTGEDA from the coding sequence ATGACCGACGCACACGTCGGGCTCGTCGGCCCGGACGCGGACGGCGCCGCCGCCGTCGTGGGGAACGCGGGCGGCCACGCGCACGTCGGCACCGCGAGCGACGTCCTCGCCGCCGACGTCGACGCCGTCGCCGCGCTCTCGGAGTCCGCGCTCTACGAGCTCGTCCGCGCCGGCCTCGCCGCCGGAACGCCCGTCCTCGCCGTGAACGCCGGCGACGGCGTCCCGTCCGCCGCCACGGCCGACCGCGACCGCGCGCTCCGACGCCTCGTTCGGGGCGAGTACGCCGAGCGCGAACGCCCCACGCTCGCCGTGGACGCGCGCCGCGAGACGTACCGCGCGCTCGCTGACGTGATGCTCGTCACCGCGGAGGCCGCGCGCATCTCCGAGTTCGCCATCGACGCGACGGGCGAGTCGGGCACCGAGCACGTGGACACGGTGCGCGCCGACGGCGTCGTCGTCGCGACCCCGGCGGGGAGTCGGGGCTACACGCGGACGGACGACGGGCCCGTCCTCTCGCCGGCCGTCGACGCCGTCGCCGTCGTCCCCATCGCGCCGTTCCGCGTCGAGTGCCCGGACTGGGTGGTGTCGCTCCCCGCGACGCTCAGCGTCGAACGCGACGAGACGGACGTCGCCCTCCTCGTCGACGACGCGGACGTCGCCCTCGTCGAACCGGGTGCACCCGTCGACATCGCGCACGGCGCCCCCGTCACGCTCGCCGTCACCGGCGAGGACGCCTAA
- a CDS encoding MTH865 family protein, which yields MSDAEADLREELTAAFEDADYPVTSMTSLLPELSRGPMTKFSAGERTYSAMELAKLLSGHEEFPYEDVEGLVDDVIAGLKAEGEL from the coding sequence ATGAGCGATGCAGAAGCCGACCTCCGCGAGGAGCTCACGGCGGCCTTCGAGGACGCGGACTACCCCGTGACGAGCATGACGAGCCTCCTCCCCGAACTCTCGCGCGGCCCGATGACGAAGTTCAGTGCCGGCGAGCGGACGTACTCCGCGATGGAGCTCGCGAAACTCCTCTCCGGCCACGAGGAGTTCCCCTACGAGGACGTCGAGGGCCTCGTCGACGACGTGATCGCTGGCCTCAAAGCAGAGGGCGAGCTCTAG
- a CDS encoding geranylgeranylglycerol-phosphate geranylgeranyltransferase, with protein sequence MSLGERARGLLDLCRPLNAVLAGVLTLIGAYVAGRPLAGAALVAALATVFAVAAGNAINDYFDREIDRINAPERPIPRGAVSPRAALAFSVALFAAAVVLALSLPMVAVAIAAVNLVALVAYTKLFKGLPGAGNAVVAYLGGSTFLFGAAAVGRPLAGAVLALLAALSTLAREVVKDVEDVAGDREEGLNTLPIAVGERPALLVAAGVLALAVLASPLPYVTDLFGVAYLAVVVPADAVMAYAAYLAFSDPTRAQGLLKYGMVLAAAAFVVGRTFA encoded by the coding sequence ATGTCTCTCGGCGAGCGGGCGCGTGGACTCTTGGACCTCTGCCGACCGCTGAACGCGGTCCTCGCGGGGGTATTGACGCTCATCGGGGCGTACGTCGCGGGTCGGCCGCTCGCGGGCGCCGCGCTGGTGGCGGCGCTTGCGACGGTGTTCGCGGTGGCGGCGGGGAACGCGATCAACGACTACTTCGACCGTGAGATCGACCGGATCAACGCACCCGAGCGCCCGATTCCGCGGGGTGCGGTGTCGCCGCGCGCGGCGCTCGCGTTCAGCGTCGCCCTCTTCGCAGCGGCGGTGGTGCTCGCGCTCTCCCTCCCGATGGTCGCGGTCGCGATCGCGGCGGTGAACCTCGTCGCGCTCGTCGCGTACACGAAGCTCTTCAAGGGTCTGCCGGGCGCGGGAAACGCTGTCGTCGCGTACCTCGGTGGGAGCACGTTCCTCTTCGGTGCGGCGGCGGTCGGCCGGCCGCTCGCGGGCGCGGTGCTCGCGCTGCTCGCGGCGCTCTCGACGCTCGCGCGCGAGGTGGTAAAGGACGTCGAGGACGTCGCGGGCGACCGCGAGGAGGGGCTGAACACGCTCCCGATCGCGGTCGGCGAGCGACCCGCGCTCCTCGTCGCGGCGGGCGTGCTCGCGCTAGCGGTTCTGGCGAGCCCGCTCCCCTACGTCACCGACCTGTTCGGTGTCGCCTACCTCGCGGTCGTCGTGCCGGCGGACGCCGTCATGGCGTACGCGGCCTATCTGGCGTTCTCGGACCCGACGCGCGCGCAGGGCCTCCTGAAGTACGGGATGGTGCTCGCGGCGGCGGCGTTCGTCGTCGGGCGGACGTTCGCGTGA
- the mvaD gene encoding phosphomevalonate decarboxylase MvaD, whose protein sequence is MKATAKAHPIQGLVKYHGMRDHDARYPYHDSISVCTAPAHTKTTVAFDDDLDADEYVIGGDAVEGRGAERIASVLDEVRERAGIETRAKLVSENDFPTNIGLGSSASGFAAAAVAACEAAGLELSHPEMSTIARRGSASAARAVTGGYSDLGGGLSDAECRSHRLGAADELEDDVRIVIAEVPAYKETQAAHDEAEESHMFDARRVHVEDQLAEMRDAVREGETARVFETAEHDSLSLAATTMTGPEGWVYWKPDTLEVFDAVRELRDSGVPAWFSTDTGATVYVNTDAEHVDAVEERIAATGVDTRVWRVGGPARVLHASESLF, encoded by the coding sequence ATGAAGGCGACCGCGAAAGCCCACCCGATTCAGGGCCTCGTGAAGTACCACGGGATGCGCGACCACGACGCGCGCTACCCGTACCACGACAGCATCAGCGTCTGCACCGCGCCCGCGCACACGAAGACGACCGTCGCGTTCGACGACGACCTGGACGCGGACGAGTACGTCATCGGCGGCGACGCCGTCGAGGGCCGGGGCGCCGAGCGCATCGCGAGCGTCCTCGACGAGGTGCGCGAGCGCGCCGGCATCGAGACGCGCGCGAAGCTCGTGAGCGAGAACGACTTCCCGACGAACATCGGCCTCGGCTCCTCCGCCTCGGGGTTCGCGGCGGCCGCCGTCGCCGCCTGCGAGGCCGCCGGGCTCGAGCTCTCGCACCCCGAGATGTCCACCATCGCTCGACGCGGTTCGGCCTCGGCGGCGCGCGCCGTCACCGGCGGCTACTCCGACCTCGGGGGCGGGCTGAGCGACGCGGAGTGCCGGAGCCACCGCCTCGGCGCCGCCGACGAGCTCGAGGACGACGTCCGCATCGTCATCGCGGAAGTCCCCGCGTACAAGGAGACCCAAGCCGCCCACGACGAGGCCGAGGAGAGCCACATGTTCGACGCGCGGCGCGTCCACGTCGAGGACCAGCTCGCGGAGATGCGCGACGCCGTCCGCGAGGGCGAGACGGCGCGCGTCTTCGAGACGGCGGAGCACGACTCGCTCTCGCTCGCCGCGACGACGATGACGGGCCCCGAAGGGTGGGTCTACTGGAAGCCCGACACGCTCGAGGTGTTCGACGCGGTGCGCGAGCTGCGAGATTCGGGGGTCCCCGCGTGGTTCTCCACGGACACGGGCGCGACCGTCTACGTGAACACGGACGCCGAGCACGTCGACGCCGTCGAGGAGCGGATCGCCGCGACCGGCGTCGACACGCGCGTCTGGCGCGTCGGCGGCCCCGCACGCGTGCTGCACGCGAGCGAGTCGCTCTTCTAG
- a CDS encoding orc1/cdc6 family replication initiation protein, with the protein MAPDSSSIDDPLFDAGHHIFANKDLLKTGHVPEADRIVGRDEEISKLATRLNGAVHGYSPENVMVYGKTGTGKSLVSRHVCQRARNAAQDGVTIGTAYVDCAEDDTETQAVSSLAAKLNDEAETGISVPHTGLSTSKYYKLLWETLDAQYDSTIVVLDEVDLMDDDSVLMKLSRAEEAGKITGSIGIIAISNKIQYIDDLNERVKSSFQHKELFFKPYDANQLREIMYNRRDAFREGVLSEDVIPLSAAFAAQEHGDARKAIDILRHAGEVAFEEEADTVREHHVRQAQQHAEKDRFRELVSGAPTQAKAALLALTELSINASGDAFLTSQVYDQYERVCEFLDMDVLSVRRFRDILKEQAFLGVVEIEKINKGSAGGIHLQNRLIEDAQVVRETILEDARMGDWASE; encoded by the coding sequence ATGGCGCCCGACTCCTCCTCTATCGACGACCCCCTCTTCGACGCCGGCCACCACATCTTCGCGAACAAGGACCTCCTGAAGACCGGCCACGTTCCCGAAGCCGACCGCATCGTCGGCCGCGACGAGGAGATCTCGAAGCTCGCGACGCGCCTCAACGGCGCCGTCCACGGCTACTCCCCGGAGAACGTGATGGTCTACGGGAAGACGGGAACGGGGAAGTCCCTCGTCTCCCGGCACGTCTGTCAGCGCGCGCGCAACGCCGCGCAGGACGGCGTCACCATCGGCACGGCGTACGTCGACTGCGCGGAGGACGACACGGAGACGCAGGCCGTCTCCTCGCTCGCCGCGAAACTGAACGACGAGGCGGAGACCGGCATCTCCGTGCCGCACACCGGCCTCAGCACGTCGAAGTACTACAAGCTCCTCTGGGAGACGCTCGACGCCCAGTACGACTCGACCATCGTCGTCCTCGACGAGGTCGACCTGATGGACGACGACAGCGTCCTGATGAAGCTCTCGCGCGCCGAGGAGGCCGGAAAGATAACCGGGAGCATCGGCATCATCGCCATCAGCAACAAGATCCAGTACATCGACGACCTGAACGAGCGCGTCAAGAGCAGCTTCCAGCACAAGGAGCTCTTCTTCAAGCCCTACGACGCGAACCAGCTCCGCGAGATCATGTACAACCGGCGCGACGCCTTCCGCGAGGGCGTCCTCTCGGAGGACGTCATCCCGCTCTCGGCGGCGTTCGCCGCACAGGAGCACGGGGACGCCCGGAAGGCCATCGACATCCTCCGGCACGCCGGCGAAGTCGCCTTCGAGGAGGAGGCCGACACCGTCCGCGAGCACCACGTCCGGCAGGCCCAACAGCACGCGGAGAAGGACCGCTTTCGCGAGCTCGTCAGCGGCGCGCCGACGCAGGCGAAGGCGGCGCTCCTCGCGCTCACTGAGCTCTCCATCAACGCGAGCGGTGACGCCTTCCTCACGAGTCAGGTCTACGACCAGTACGAGCGCGTCTGCGAGTTCCTCGACATGGACGTCCTCTCCGTGCGGCGCTTTCGGGACATCCTGAAGGAGCAGGCGTTCCTCGGCGTCGTCGAAATCGAGAAGATCAACAAGGGGAGCGCGGGCGGCATCCACCTCCAGAACCGCCTCATCGAGGACGCGCAGGTCGTCCGCGAGACGATCCTCGAGGACGCCCGGATGGGCGACTGGGCGAGCGAGTAG
- the nth gene encoding endonuclease III, whose protein sequence is MGEPLETRAAQAEEVIDRLSEEYPDPEISLNFSNRLELLIAVVLSAQCTDERVNKVTAELFEKYDGAEAYANADVEELASDIDSITYYNNKAGYIHDACETIIAEHDGEVPDTMSELTDLPGVGRKTANVVLQHGHDITEGIVVDTHVQRLSRRLGITEAERPAKIERDLMDGIVPEEHWQNYTHWLISHGRDTCTARNPDCAECVLEDVCPSSKLDSDVDLADGEAW, encoded by the coding sequence ATGGGCGAGCCACTGGAGACGCGCGCCGCACAGGCCGAGGAGGTCATCGACCGACTCAGCGAGGAGTACCCCGACCCCGAAATCTCCCTCAACTTCTCGAACCGCCTCGAGCTCCTCATCGCGGTCGTGCTCTCCGCGCAGTGCACGGACGAGCGCGTCAACAAGGTGACCGCGGAGCTCTTCGAGAAGTACGACGGCGCCGAGGCCTACGCGAACGCCGACGTCGAGGAGCTCGCCTCCGACATCGACTCCATCACCTACTACAACAACAAGGCGGGCTACATCCACGACGCCTGCGAGACCATCATCGCGGAGCACGACGGCGAGGTGCCGGACACGATGAGCGAGCTGACGGACCTCCCCGGCGTCGGGCGCAAGACCGCGAACGTCGTCCTCCAGCACGGCCACGACATCACGGAGGGAATCGTCGTGGATACGCACGTCCAGCGGCTCAGCCGCCGGCTCGGCATCACCGAAGCGGAGCGCCCGGCGAAGATCGAGCGGGACCTCATGGACGGCATCGTCCCCGAGGAGCACTGGCAGAACTACACGCACTGGCTCATCAGCCACGGCCGCGACACGTGCACGGCGCGCAACCCGGACTGCGCGGAGTGCGTCCTGGAGGACGTCTGCCCGTCCTCGAAGCTCGACTCGGACGTCGACCTCGCGGACGGCGAGGCGTGGTGA